The Corynebacterium suranareeae genome window below encodes:
- a CDS encoding LacI family DNA-binding transcriptional regulator → MTDSGDSKATIYDVAKVAGVSPSTVSRAFSQPGRVSFSTAEKIRQAALQVGYGRHVETPAFQRQNTGIIAMVAADASNPFFLEIFRGAQHAASTQGYTVALVDARESAIKSRQVLDKIVPHADGLLLAASRMDSGEIQKVAREIPTVLMSREVQGIPSVMVDNYDGAAKAVVHLVDQGCKSITYIAGPNKSWADATRWRGLVDAASSLAVAADAKRGASTSAISISRSVTVQPGRMRHLLKPKVKTLSVESPDFVGGRRAFELWAKDPTDAVICFNDLVALGFMQQARLSGVRVPQDVAVVGFDNTEISVLSTPSLTTVAGPLRAVGRVATANLIALLKGMKAPLMAKPRELPTRLIVRESSLKASPDS, encoded by the coding sequence ATGACAGATTCGGGGGATTCAAAGGCCACCATCTATGATGTAGCAAAAGTCGCTGGCGTTTCCCCTTCCACTGTGTCCAGGGCGTTTTCGCAGCCTGGGCGTGTGAGTTTTTCTACCGCTGAGAAGATCCGTCAGGCAGCTCTTCAGGTAGGTTACGGCCGGCATGTGGAAACGCCCGCTTTTCAGCGCCAGAACACCGGCATCATCGCCATGGTTGCAGCGGATGCCTCCAACCCGTTCTTTTTGGAAATTTTCCGGGGCGCGCAGCATGCTGCAAGCACGCAGGGCTATACGGTTGCGCTTGTCGACGCCCGGGAGTCTGCGATCAAGTCCAGGCAGGTGCTGGACAAGATTGTGCCACACGCCGATGGCTTATTATTGGCGGCTTCTCGGATGGATTCGGGAGAAATCCAAAAGGTCGCTAGAGAAATCCCCACTGTATTAATGAGCCGTGAGGTGCAAGGAATCCCCAGTGTGATGGTGGATAACTATGACGGGGCAGCAAAAGCCGTTGTGCATTTGGTTGATCAGGGGTGCAAGTCCATCACCTATATTGCAGGTCCTAATAAATCGTGGGCGGATGCCACGCGCTGGCGCGGGCTCGTTGATGCAGCAAGCTCGCTGGCGGTGGCCGCTGATGCGAAGAGGGGGGCGTCGACAAGCGCTATTTCGATCTCGCGGAGTGTCACGGTGCAGCCAGGTAGGATGCGTCATTTGTTAAAACCTAAGGTGAAGACGCTGTCGGTGGAGTCGCCGGATTTTGTCGGTGGGCGGCGTGCATTTGAGCTGTGGGCGAAGGATCCTACGGATGCGGTGATTTGCTTCAACGACTTGGTGGCGCTGGGATTTATGCAGCAAGCGAGGCTTTCTGGCGTGCGGGTGCCTCAAGATGTTGCGGTCGTGGGTTTTGATAATACGGAGATTTCGGTGCTGAGCACACCCTCGCTGACTACGGTGGCAGGACCGCTTCGGGCGGTTGGTCGAGTGGCAACCGCCAATCTGATCGCACTGCTCAAAGGCATGAAAGCACCTTTGATGGCTAAACCACGTGAGCTGCCCACGCGTCTCATTGTGCGGGAATCGTCGCTAAAGGCTTCTCCTGATTCTTGA